In a genomic window of Sphingomonas koreensis:
- a CDS encoding organic hydroperoxide resistance protein: protein MNILYRTESTATGGRTGRASTADGSFSVTLDTPRELGGAGGEGTNPEQLFASGYAACFLGALKFAAGKRKVKLSDDSAVTASVGIGPREDGQGFGLDVALTIALPGIDPVLGRELVDAAHVVCPYSHATRGGLDVRLTLAD, encoded by the coding sequence ATGAACATTCTCTACCGCACCGAATCCACCGCGACCGGCGGCCGCACCGGCCGCGCCAGCACCGCCGACGGATCGTTCAGCGTCACGCTCGACACGCCCAGGGAGCTTGGCGGCGCAGGCGGCGAAGGCACCAACCCCGAACAGCTCTTCGCCTCCGGCTATGCCGCCTGTTTCCTCGGCGCGCTCAAATTCGCCGCGGGCAAGCGCAAGGTGAAGCTCTCCGACGACAGCGCGGTCACCGCTTCGGTCGGCATCGGCCCGCGTGAGGATGGTCAGGGCTTCGGTCTCGACGTCGCGCTGACGATCGCGCTGCCCGGCATCGACCCCGTGCTCGGCCGCGAGCTGGTCGATGCCGCGCATGTCGTCTGTCCCTATTCGCACGCGACGCGCGGCGGCCTCGACGTCCGCCTCACCCTCGCGGACTGA
- a CDS encoding spinster family MFS transporter, with the protein MAELSTDEVAIRRRNVTLGLLTAAYFFSYMDRQILAILQEDIKAELLLSDTQLGLLAGFAFAIFYATLGLPVARWADKGNRVNIIGIALALWSAMTAVCGLAQNFVQLLLARIGVGIGEAGSSPPSHSIIADLYPPEKRAGAMGIYSLGVVLGVAGGSMIGGTLAHFFGWRVAMFAVGIPGIILAVVIKLFVVEPRRGLSDPDRALVPQAAMPGFGEGFRSLFANRAAVHLVMGVTITSLIGYGHTAFGPSFLIRTLGLDKLQIASIIAPVGAVCGTLSAVLGGWLANKAAERWGLHSQAWLVLAMKGVGLPLSFLFYAAGDPWIAVPIYWASLILINSYLGPTFALIQGLAPLRMRALWAAVTLLVINLIGLGLGPTLIGVISDTLKPSMGDAEALRWAMLSFAAATPWALFHYWRAGVWLKRGEA; encoded by the coding sequence ATGGCTGAACTCTCGACGGACGAGGTCGCGATCCGGCGGCGCAATGTGACGCTGGGGCTGCTCACCGCGGCCTATTTCTTCAGCTATATGGACCGGCAGATCCTCGCGATTCTGCAGGAGGACATCAAGGCCGAGCTGCTGCTGTCGGACACGCAGCTGGGGTTGCTCGCGGGGTTTGCCTTCGCGATCTTCTACGCGACGCTGGGACTGCCCGTCGCACGCTGGGCCGACAAGGGCAACCGCGTCAACATCATCGGCATCGCGCTGGCGCTGTGGAGCGCGATGACCGCGGTCTGCGGCCTTGCGCAGAATTTCGTGCAGTTGCTGCTCGCGCGGATCGGCGTGGGGATCGGCGAGGCGGGATCGAGCCCGCCCAGCCATTCGATCATCGCCGACCTCTACCCGCCCGAGAAGCGCGCGGGGGCGATGGGGATCTATTCGCTGGGCGTGGTGCTGGGCGTCGCCGGCGGATCGATGATCGGCGGCACGCTCGCGCATTTCTTCGGCTGGCGCGTGGCGATGTTCGCGGTGGGCATTCCCGGCATCATCCTGGCCGTCGTCATCAAGCTGTTCGTGGTCGAGCCGCGGCGGGGGCTTTCGGATCCGGATCGCGCGCTGGTACCGCAAGCCGCGATGCCCGGCTTCGGCGAAGGCTTTCGCTCGCTGTTCGCCAACCGCGCGGCGGTGCATCTGGTGATGGGCGTCACCATCACCTCGCTGATCGGATACGGCCACACCGCCTTTGGCCCGAGCTTCCTGATCCGCACCCTCGGCCTCGACAAGCTGCAGATCGCGTCGATCATCGCGCCGGTGGGCGCGGTGTGCGGAACGCTGTCGGCGGTGCTGGGCGGGTGGCTGGCGAACAAGGCGGCGGAGCGCTGGGGCCTGCATAGCCAGGCGTGGCTGGTGCTGGCGATGAAGGGCGTGGGGCTGCCGCTGTCGTTCCTGTTCTATGCGGCGGGCGACCCCTGGATCGCGGTGCCGATCTACTGGGCGTCGCTGATCCTGATCAATTCCTATCTCGGCCCGACCTTCGCACTGATCCAGGGGCTCGCGCCGCTGCGGATGCGGGCGCTGTGGGCCGCGGTGACGTTGCTGGTGATCAACCTGATCGGGCTGGGGCTGGGGCCGACGCTGATCGGGGTGATTTCCGATACGCTCAAGCCGTCGATGGGCGACGCGGAGGCGCTGCGCTGGGCGATGCTGAGCTTTGCCGCGGCGACACCCTGGGCGCTCTTCCATTACTGGCGAGCGGGAGTGTGGCTGAAGCGCGGGGAGGCCTGA
- a CDS encoding TonB-dependent receptor: MKRISLFSAAAVPALAVAMASPAFAQDAQQASEPEAAAGEIVITAQGRAQQLADVPLAVSAVTSEQLQNSGANDIRQLNQVAPSLLVSSTGSEANGSARIRGIGTVGDNPGLESSVAVFIDGVYRSRSGIGLNELGEIERVEVLRGPQGTLFGRNASAGIISIVSKAPSFSGFSGGAEATYGNYDLWRFSGNINVPLGETIAARVDGVYVKRDGFYNDATNKTDVNDRDRYFIRGQLLFEPSSDLRVRLIGDYTKRDEKCCGATYVSNSVNPYIGNLNNPAIPLQQPGAVPGRTNDSGNNIVNVLLALGQNPALLNAGWSRELSVSPGRSYGGRTEDYGASMQVDWSFGDTTLTSITGYRNYFSSQGSDTDYSAVDILYRADDDGSARKFETFSQELRLQGQAFGGKLDWLIGGYYADEKLTATDNLRFGNQYGRFASCRIVSPGGLSALYSPTSPACLAARPALFGAASPLIYAAFDNLDSINNRGTTSDRYRQDSRNWALFTHNIIHVTDTVDLTLGLRYTNERKKFSARFGNDNSACVANQALVGAFANPNSPAFNTGLFAVSQSLLNLSCQGNSTAELNGVSINDERKEDQFTGTAILSWKPMDDLLLYGSYSRGYKAGGFNLDRSALKAPSVSFASLGGAQALVKNLQFDPEIVDAFEVGAKYSTGPFSLNVSLFRQQFKNFQLNTFDGTVFIVQNVNGCKKDLGGADRDQSANPGGANYIAPVIAAGTAFNLNPALGTGACAKSDVGYGVSSTGVEVEATLVPHRDIRVNLGLTYADTKYRDNLVGNDSGAPLNPALRMLPGDNLSNAPEIVATGSFAWTPDIGSSGLSGLFYIDTRLTDDFNTGSDLFPQKEQTSYVVVNGRIGIRGKDERWALEFWAQNLFNEKYAQVAFNSPFQQGGSTTPPYAAGFTAMPFADPQFPGGRQMFSQFLAEPRTYGVTGRIKF; encoded by the coding sequence ATGAAGCGGATTAGCCTTTTCTCTGCGGCAGCTGTTCCGGCGCTTGCCGTCGCCATGGCATCGCCCGCCTTTGCGCAGGACGCGCAGCAGGCCAGCGAACCCGAGGCCGCCGCCGGCGAAATCGTGATCACTGCGCAGGGCCGCGCGCAGCAATTGGCCGATGTGCCGCTGGCCGTTTCGGCCGTGACCTCCGAGCAGCTGCAGAATTCCGGCGCGAACGACATCCGCCAGCTCAATCAGGTGGCGCCGTCGCTGCTCGTGTCATCGACCGGTAGCGAGGCGAACGGTTCGGCGCGCATCCGCGGCATCGGCACGGTGGGCGACAACCCCGGCCTGGAGAGCTCGGTCGCGGTGTTCATCGACGGCGTCTATCGCTCGCGTTCGGGCATCGGCCTCAACGAACTGGGCGAGATCGAGCGCGTCGAAGTGCTGCGCGGGCCGCAGGGCACGCTGTTCGGCCGCAACGCATCGGCGGGCATCATCAGCATCGTATCGAAGGCGCCGTCGTTCAGCGGCTTTTCGGGCGGGGCCGAGGCGACCTATGGCAATTACGACCTGTGGCGGTTCAGCGGGAATATCAACGTGCCGCTGGGCGAGACGATCGCCGCGCGAGTGGACGGCGTCTATGTGAAGCGCGACGGCTTCTACAACGATGCGACCAACAAGACCGACGTCAACGACCGCGACCGCTATTTCATTCGCGGCCAGCTGCTGTTCGAGCCGTCGAGCGACCTGCGGGTGCGCCTGATCGGCGACTATACCAAGCGCGACGAGAAATGCTGCGGCGCGACCTATGTCAGCAACAGCGTGAACCCCTATATCGGCAACCTCAACAACCCGGCGATCCCGCTGCAGCAGCCCGGCGCGGTGCCGGGTCGCACCAACGACAGCGGCAACAACATCGTCAACGTGCTGCTGGCGCTCGGCCAGAACCCAGCGCTGCTCAACGCCGGCTGGTCGCGCGAACTGTCGGTATCGCCGGGCCGCTCCTATGGCGGACGGACCGAGGATTATGGCGCATCGATGCAGGTCGACTGGAGCTTCGGCGACACGACGCTGACCTCGATCACCGGATACCGCAACTATTTCAGCAGCCAGGGGTCGGACACCGACTATAGCGCGGTCGATATCCTCTATCGCGCCGACGACGACGGCTCGGCGCGCAAGTTCGAGACGTTCAGCCAGGAGCTGCGCCTGCAGGGCCAGGCGTTCGGCGGCAAGCTCGACTGGCTGATCGGCGGCTATTATGCCGACGAGAAGCTGACCGCGACCGACAATCTGCGCTTCGGCAACCAATATGGCCGGTTCGCGAGCTGCCGCATCGTCTCGCCCGGCGGGCTTTCGGCGCTCTATTCGCCGACGTCGCCCGCCTGCCTTGCTGCGCGGCCGGCGCTGTTCGGCGCAGCCTCGCCGCTGATCTATGCGGCGTTCGACAATCTGGATTCGATCAACAATCGCGGCACGACCAGCGACCGGTATCGGCAGGACAGCCGCAACTGGGCGTTGTTCACGCACAATATCATCCACGTCACCGACACGGTCGATCTGACGCTGGGCCTGCGCTACACCAACGAGCGCAAGAAGTTCAGCGCGCGGTTCGGCAACGACAACAGCGCCTGCGTCGCCAACCAGGCGCTGGTCGGCGCCTTTGCCAACCCGAACAGCCCGGCGTTCAACACCGGTCTCTTCGCGGTTTCGCAGTCGCTGCTCAACCTGTCGTGCCAGGGCAATTCGACCGCCGAACTCAACGGCGTGTCGATCAATGACGAGCGCAAGGAAGACCAGTTCACCGGGACCGCGATCCTTTCGTGGAAGCCGATGGACGACCTGCTGCTCTACGGGAGCTATTCGCGCGGCTACAAGGCGGGCGGGTTCAACCTCGACCGGTCCGCGCTCAAGGCGCCGTCAGTGTCCTTCGCCAGCCTTGGCGGGGCGCAGGCGCTGGTCAAGAACCTGCAGTTCGATCCCGAGATCGTCGATGCGTTCGAGGTCGGCGCGAAATACTCGACGGGGCCGTTCAGCCTCAACGTCTCGCTGTTCCGCCAGCAGTTCAAGAACTTCCAGCTCAACACGTTCGACGGCACGGTGTTCATCGTCCAGAACGTCAATGGCTGTAAGAAGGATCTCGGCGGTGCGGATCGCGACCAGAGCGCCAATCCGGGCGGCGCCAACTATATTGCGCCGGTGATCGCGGCGGGCACCGCGTTCAACCTCAACCCGGCGCTGGGCACGGGTGCCTGCGCCAAGAGCGATGTCGGCTATGGCGTCAGCTCGACCGGCGTCGAGGTGGAAGCGACGCTGGTGCCGCATCGCGACATCCGCGTGAACCTGGGCCTTACCTATGCCGACACCAAATATCGGGACAACCTGGTCGGCAATGACAGCGGCGCGCCGCTCAACCCGGCGCTGCGCATGCTGCCCGGCGACAACCTGTCCAACGCGCCGGAGATCGTCGCCACCGGATCCTTCGCCTGGACGCCGGATATCGGATCGTCGGGCCTGTCGGGCCTGTTCTACATCGACACGCGCCTGACCGACGACTTCAACACCGGTTCCGACCTGTTCCCGCAGAAGGAACAGACCAGCTATGTCGTGGTCAACGGCCGCATCGGCATCCGCGGCAAGGACGAGCGCTGGGCGCTGGAATTCTGGGCACAGAATCTGTTCAACGAGAAATATGCCCAGGTGGCGTTCAACTCGCCCTTCCAACAGGGCGGATCGACCACGCCGCCTTATGCGGCCGGCTTCACCGCCATGCCCTTCGCGGACCCCCAATTCCCGGGCGGGCGCCAGATGTTCTCGCAGTTCCTGGCCGAACCGCGCACCTATGGCGTGACCGGCCGGATCAAGTTCTGA
- a CDS encoding YbaK/EbsC family protein produces MSYDSVRDDLARRAPDLTIIEAEQSTATVIEAAQALGVVPGQIAKTLALRVNERVVLLVARGDARLDNQKTKAALGGKPRMLDAEQTLAATGHPVGGVCPFGLPAPLPIYCDISLRAFVTVFPAAGSLNTSVEIAPDRLAALLDAQWVDVCSLPAHS; encoded by the coding sequence ATGAGCTACGACTCCGTCCGCGACGATCTCGCCCGGCGCGCGCCCGATCTCACGATCATCGAGGCGGAACAGAGCACCGCAACGGTGATCGAGGCCGCCCAGGCGCTGGGCGTCGTACCGGGGCAGATCGCCAAGACGCTGGCGCTGCGCGTCAACGAGCGGGTCGTGCTGCTGGTGGCGCGTGGCGACGCCCGGCTGGACAATCAGAAGACCAAGGCCGCGCTCGGCGGCAAGCCCCGGATGCTCGATGCGGAACAGACGCTTGCCGCCACCGGCCATCCCGTCGGCGGTGTCTGCCCCTTCGGCCTCCCCGCCCCGCTGCCGATCTATTGCGATATCAGCCTGCGCGCCTTCGTCACCGTCTTCCCGGCGGCAGGCTCGCTCAATACTTCGGTCGAGATCGCCCCGGATCGCCTCGCGGCGCTGCTCGACGCCCAATGGGTGGATGTCTGCAGCCTGCCTGCTCATAGCTGA
- a CDS encoding class I SAM-dependent methyltransferase, whose product MRWKARRKDHRARRPAAASPLDGIRFFTAWLGNPLSVAAIAPSSKALAQLITRDIDAQTGPVLELGPGTGVFTQALLDRGVAERDLTLVEYDDGFARLLKRRFPQANILSIDAAELAEHRSSSELFGAAVCGLGLLNMKRAKVEAILRAAFMRMHGGAPLYLFTYGRNCPVPDAVLERLDLDAVRVATIRRNIPPASVYRIVSRQAKAD is encoded by the coding sequence ATGCGTTGGAAAGCCCGTAGAAAGGATCACCGGGCACGCAGGCCGGCGGCAGCATCGCCTCTCGATGGCATCCGCTTCTTCACGGCCTGGCTGGGCAATCCGCTCAGCGTCGCGGCAATCGCCCCGTCGAGCAAGGCGCTGGCGCAGCTGATCACGCGCGACATCGATGCGCAAACCGGTCCGGTGCTGGAATTGGGCCCGGGGACCGGGGTTTTCACCCAGGCGCTGCTCGATCGGGGGGTCGCGGAGCGCGACCTGACCCTGGTCGAATATGACGATGGCTTCGCGCGGCTGCTCAAGCGGCGCTTTCCCCAGGCGAACATCCTCAGCATCGATGCCGCCGAGCTGGCCGAGCACCGCTCGTCGTCGGAGCTGTTCGGCGCCGCGGTCTGCGGGCTCGGCCTGCTGAACATGAAGCGGGCGAAAGTCGAGGCGATCCTGCGGGCCGCCTTCATGCGGATGCACGGCGGCGCACCGCTCTACCTGTTCACCTATGGCCGCAACTGCCCGGTGCCCGATGCGGTGCTGGAACGCCTCGATCTCGACGCGGTTCGCGTCGCCACGATCCGGCGGAACATTCCCCCGGCGTCGGTGTACCGGATCGTCTCCCGCCAGGCGAAAGCGGACTGA
- a CDS encoding DedA family protein: MVADLLSLGLIGVFLVTTLEKFIPVVPSYVMLLALGMSAPDLPRLTLILAITVIGSLCGSAGWFAIGRTLGEQRIERLVARFGKYILFPLPTYQRLAASYRRNRFGVTALGQTIPVARVYIGLPAGVLKLPAVSFLAAATLGILAWNLPFLLLGFLLKGTSHSLFYVGLRASIALVAAELLIVTLVGMIRRARADGRT; this comes from the coding sequence ATGGTTGCTGACCTGCTCTCCCTTGGCTTGATCGGCGTTTTCCTCGTCACCACGCTGGAGAAGTTCATCCCGGTCGTGCCGTCCTACGTCATGCTGCTGGCGCTGGGGATGAGCGCGCCCGATCTGCCGCGATTGACCCTGATTCTTGCGATCACGGTGATCGGCTCGCTTTGCGGTTCGGCCGGCTGGTTCGCGATCGGCCGCACGCTGGGCGAGCAGCGGATCGAGCGGCTTGTCGCGCGCTTCGGCAAATATATTCTCTTTCCGTTGCCGACCTATCAGCGGCTGGCGGCGTCCTATCGGCGCAATCGCTTTGGCGTAACCGCGCTCGGCCAGACGATCCCGGTGGCGCGCGTCTATATCGGGCTGCCCGCCGGCGTCCTCAAGCTGCCGGCGGTCTCGTTCCTCGCCGCCGCGACGCTTGGCATCCTTGCCTGGAACTTGCCCTTCCTCTTGCTCGGTTTCCTGCTGAAAGGCACCTCGCATTCGCTATTCTATGTCGGCTTGCGGGCATCGATCGCGCTGGTCGCCGCCGAGCTCCTGATCGTCACGCTTGTCGGCATGATCCGTCGCGCACGCGCAGACGGGCGGACATGA
- a CDS encoding acyl-CoA dehydrogenase family protein, translating into MAVLTDEQTMLRDMARDWAGNESPVSAWRKVRDANEAAGYDASAWATMAEMGWTGIIIPEAQGGSDFGWLSLGLVIEELGKTLTASPLAASAAAASAILLGGSEDQKARWLPRIASGELVATLAVDEGPRFDPANIAAKVEGGKLSGTKAFVAEGDSAGLFVVAATDGLYLVEAGAGVSVSRRHLADFRSHAQVTFDGAAAEKLADGGDGLLDAVADRAAVLASAEMLGMAGSAFDTTLAYLKQRVQFGQVLATFQALQHRMANLYSEIELMRSAVEAGLSAIDRGGDTRQAASLAKGKANEVGHLMSRELIQLHGGIGMTDEYDAGFTLKRMRVLEQMWGNAAYHRDRFARLSGF; encoded by the coding sequence ATGGCCGTTCTGACCGACGAACAGACGATGCTGCGCGACATGGCGCGCGACTGGGCGGGGAATGAAAGCCCGGTGAGCGCATGGCGCAAGGTGCGCGATGCGAACGAGGCGGCGGGCTATGATGCCAGCGCCTGGGCGACGATGGCGGAGATGGGCTGGACCGGGATCATCATCCCCGAGGCGCAGGGCGGCAGCGATTTCGGCTGGCTGAGCCTGGGGCTGGTGATCGAGGAACTGGGCAAGACGCTGACCGCGAGCCCGCTGGCGGCGTCGGCGGCGGCGGCGTCGGCGATCCTGCTCGGCGGAAGCGAGGATCAGAAGGCCCGGTGGCTGCCGCGCATCGCCAGCGGCGAGCTGGTCGCGACGCTGGCGGTGGACGAGGGGCCGCGCTTCGACCCGGCGAACATCGCGGCGAAGGTCGAGGGCGGAAAGCTCAGCGGCACCAAGGCGTTCGTCGCCGAGGGCGACAGCGCCGGGCTGTTCGTGGTCGCGGCGACCGACGGGCTGTATCTGGTCGAGGCGGGGGCGGGCGTGAGCGTGTCGCGCCGGCACCTTGCCGATTTCCGCAGTCACGCGCAGGTGACCTTCGACGGCGCGGCGGCCGAGAAGCTGGCCGATGGCGGGGACGGGTTGCTTGACGCGGTGGCCGATCGCGCGGCGGTGCTGGCGAGCGCCGAGATGCTCGGCATGGCCGGGTCGGCGTTCGACACGACGCTGGCGTACCTCAAGCAGCGCGTGCAGTTCGGGCAGGTGCTGGCGACCTTCCAGGCGCTGCAGCACCGCATGGCCAACCTCTATAGCGAGATCGAGCTGATGCGATCGGCGGTCGAGGCGGGGCTGTCGGCGATCGACCGGGGCGGAGACACGCGGCAGGCGGCGTCGCTCGCCAAGGGCAAGGCCAATGAGGTCGGCCATCTGATGAGCCGCGAACTGATCCAGCTGCACGGCGGCATCGGCATGACCGATGAGTATGACGCTGGCTTCACATTGAAGCGGATGCGCGTGCTCGAGCAGATGTGGGGTAACGCGGCATACCATCGCGACCGGTTTGCGCGGCTGAGCGGGTTCTGA
- a CDS encoding acyl-CoA dehydrogenase family protein: MATLAEPATGTGLDQFRTEVREWLAANFPASLKGKDNTMSAVEGPTEETPDQAAWRKAMGEKGWGVPTWPREYGGGGLSRAEAKVLADEMAKAGAWNPIGGMGVMMFGPTLLEYGNEAQKREHIPAIAKGEVRWCQGYSEPNAGSDLANLQCFAEDKGDHYLVNGQKTWTSGGQWADKCFCIVRTDKTQKQGGITFLLIDMDTPGVEVKPIQMISGMSPFCETFFTNVKVPKENRVGEEGQGWTIGKRLLQHERTNLSGGGSRLMPSGPSLADIAKNYVGADAEGRVADPDLRARIAKWEMDWRAFLLTAMRVQAESKAAGGVSEVSSILKTVGTKLGQERAELLIEIQGHEGLGWEGEGFSEAQLKGTRAWLFGKATTIYGGSTEIQNNIIAKRILGMLDHQ; the protein is encoded by the coding sequence ATGGCAACCCTGGCAGAACCGGCGACCGGCACCGGACTCGACCAATTCCGTACCGAGGTACGCGAATGGCTGGCGGCGAACTTTCCAGCCTCGCTCAAGGGCAAGGACAACACCATGTCCGCCGTCGAAGGGCCGACCGAGGAGACTCCCGATCAGGCCGCCTGGCGCAAGGCGATGGGCGAAAAGGGCTGGGGCGTGCCGACCTGGCCCAGGGAATATGGCGGGGGCGGACTGAGCCGGGCCGAGGCCAAGGTGCTCGCCGACGAGATGGCGAAGGCCGGCGCCTGGAACCCGATCGGCGGGATGGGCGTGATGATGTTCGGCCCGACCTTGCTGGAATATGGCAACGAGGCGCAGAAGCGCGAGCATATTCCGGCGATCGCCAAAGGCGAGGTGCGCTGGTGCCAGGGCTATTCGGAGCCCAATGCCGGGTCCGACCTCGCCAATCTGCAATGCTTCGCCGAGGACAAGGGCGATCATTATCTGGTCAACGGGCAGAAGACCTGGACGTCGGGCGGGCAATGGGCCGACAAATGTTTCTGCATCGTCCGCACCGACAAGACGCAGAAGCAGGGCGGCATCACCTTCCTGCTGATCGACATGGATACGCCGGGGGTCGAGGTGAAGCCGATCCAGATGATCAGCGGCATGTCGCCCTTTTGCGAGACCTTTTTCACCAATGTGAAGGTGCCCAAGGAGAACCGCGTCGGCGAGGAGGGGCAGGGCTGGACGATCGGCAAGCGGCTGCTCCAGCACGAGCGGACCAACTTGTCGGGCGGCGGATCGCGGCTGATGCCGAGCGGCCCGTCGCTGGCGGATATCGCCAAGAACTATGTCGGCGCGGATGCCGAGGGGCGGGTGGCCGACCCCGATCTGCGCGCGCGGATCGCCAAATGGGAGATGGACTGGCGCGCCTTCCTGCTGACCGCGATGCGGGTGCAGGCGGAGAGCAAGGCGGCGGGCGGCGTGTCCGAAGTGTCGTCGATCCTCAAGACCGTGGGCACCAAGCTGGGCCAGGAGCGCGCCGAGTTGCTGATCGAGATCCAGGGGCATGAAGGCCTTGGCTGGGAAGGCGAGGGCTTCAGCGAGGCGCAGCTCAAGGGCACGCGCGCCTGGCTCTTCGGCAAGGCGACGACGATCTATGGCGGATCGACCGAGATCCAGAACAACATCATCGCCAAGCGGATTCTGGGGATGCTGGACCACCAATAG
- a CDS encoding TCR/Tet family MFS transporter: protein MRFEHRAVPIVLTAVMIDSIGFGIIMPVLPRLIVELAHVGLEDAARIGGYMLVAFAVAQFFAGPVLGTLGDAIGRRPVLLFSMIAFSIDYALMAAAPTIGWLFLGRVVAGIAGASFGPANAVLADVTPPEKRGATFGLMGAAFGIGFILGPALGGLLAGFGPRTPFIAAAVLAGLNAVWILTMLPETIKPEGRRPFRWGNAHIFAAFKPLFHAGNAGWLLMAMFLWQFAHMVYPATWAFFGEITLGWNEKMIGLSLAAAGLCMAAVQMLVTGSAIKAWGEERTVVLGMAAGGLAFTAYVFARETWMIYLILAVSAFQALAFPSMNALLSRMTDASRQGALQGGIASLNSVALIFAPLALTQSLAFGAEHGFNAGNFVLAAALAFGALIIIVLRVVPKVHKREAAETAPSA, encoded by the coding sequence ATGCGCTTCGAACATCGCGCGGTGCCGATCGTGCTGACGGCAGTCATGATCGATTCGATCGGCTTCGGCATCATCATGCCGGTGCTTCCCCGGCTGATCGTCGAGCTCGCCCATGTCGGGCTCGAGGATGCCGCGCGGATCGGCGGCTATATGCTCGTCGCCTTTGCGGTCGCGCAGTTCTTCGCGGGCCCGGTCCTCGGTACGCTGGGCGACGCGATCGGGCGGCGGCCGGTGCTGCTGTTCTCGATGATCGCCTTCTCGATCGACTACGCCCTGATGGCCGCCGCCCCCACCATCGGCTGGCTGTTCCTAGGCCGCGTCGTCGCCGGGATCGCGGGCGCATCCTTCGGGCCAGCCAACGCCGTCCTTGCCGATGTCACCCCGCCCGAGAAACGCGGCGCCACCTTCGGCTTGATGGGCGCGGCGTTCGGCATCGGCTTCATCCTCGGCCCCGCGCTCGGCGGGCTGCTCGCCGGTTTCGGTCCGCGCACTCCGTTCATCGCTGCAGCGGTGCTGGCGGGGCTCAACGCGGTCTGGATTCTCACCATGCTGCCCGAGACGATCAAGCCGGAGGGCCGCCGCCCCTTCCGCTGGGGCAATGCGCACATCTTCGCGGCATTCAAGCCGCTGTTCCATGCGGGCAATGCCGGTTGGCTGCTGATGGCGATGTTCCTGTGGCAGTTCGCACACATGGTCTATCCCGCGACCTGGGCGTTCTTCGGCGAGATCACGCTCGGCTGGAACGAGAAGATGATCGGCCTGTCGCTCGCCGCCGCCGGCCTGTGCATGGCTGCGGTGCAGATGCTGGTCACCGGCAGCGCGATCAAGGCATGGGGCGAAGAGCGCACCGTCGTGCTCGGCATGGCGGCGGGCGGGCTCGCCTTCACCGCCTATGTCTTCGCGCGAGAGACGTGGATGATCTACCTCATCCTCGCGGTCAGCGCGTTCCAGGCGCTCGCCTTCCCGTCGATGAACGCGCTGCTCTCGCGCATGACCGACGCCAGCCGTCAGGGTGCGCTGCAGGGCGGAATCGCCAGCCTCAACAGCGTCGCGCTGATCTTCGCGCCGCTGGCCCTCACCCAGTCGCTGGCCTTTGGGGCGGAGCACGGCTTCAACGCGGGGAATTTCGTCCTCGCCGCGGCGCTCGCCTTTGGCGCGCTGATCATCATCGTGCTGCGCGTCGTGCCAAAGGTCCACAAGCGCGAAGCTGCAGAAACCGCACCCTCAGCCTGA